Below is a window of Mycolicibacterium rhodesiae NBB3 DNA.
GGCGCACCGTCGACGTAACGCGGATCGGTCGGGGGCAGCGAGATCGGGCCGTAGTTGTTGGCGATCGGCATCATCGCCGTGAACCACGTCCTGGCGGGTTCGTTGCCGCCGAACAGGTTGCCGTTGCCGCCACATTGGCGCAGAGGATAGGAGCACAGCGCGCCGGGAGCGGTCGAGTCGTCGTAGATGTAGTTGGCGGCGGCGTACTGATTCGTGAAGCCGAGGAAGCCCGCAGAACGGCTGGCCTCCGTCGTGCCGGTCTTGCCGGACATCGGCAGGTTCCAGCCGACCGAGCCCGCGGCCCCGGCAGCGGTTCCCCCGCCGGTGTCGTCCTTGCTCATCGCGTTGGCGAGGGTGTTGGCCAAGCCCTCGGGTACGACCTGCTCACAGGTTTCGGTGGTCACCGACACCTGCTTGCCGTCGCGGTCGATCACCTCGGCGATCGGATTCGGCGGGCACCACATGCCACCGGAGGCCAGCGTCGCCGCGACATTCGACAACTCCAACGCGTTGACCTCGATCGGTCCCAGCGTGAACGAACCGAGGTTCTGGCGTTTGACGAAGTCCGCGAGGCTTTCGTTGCTCTCGGGGTCATAGTCACGGGCGGTACCGGGCAGCGCGTAGGACCGCAGGCCGAGCTTGACTGCCATATCGACGGTCCGCTGGACGCCCACCTGCGAGATCAGCTTCGCGAACGCTGTGTTGGGCGACGTCGCCAGCGCGTCGGTGACGCTCATGGTGCCGCGGTAGTTGCCCGCGTTCTGCACACACCACGTCGCGGCCGGGCACCCCGGGGCGCCGCCGCTGCCCAGGCCCTTGGCCTGGAATCGCGACGGTGCGTCCAGCTGGGCGTTGATGCCCATGCCCATGTCCATCGCGGCCGCGGTGGTGAAGATCTTGAAGATCGAGCCCGCACCGTCGCCGACCAGTGAGAAAGGCTGGGGCTGCATGGTCTCGCCGGCATCGAGGTTCAGGCCGTAATTGCGGTTACTGGCCATGGCAAGCACCGGATGGGATTCCTTGCCCGGCCTGATGACGCTCATGACGCTGGCGACACCGTCGAGGTCGGGGCTGGCGATCTCGTTCACCGCGGCCTTCACCGGACCCTGGACGTCGGGATCCAGGGTGGTCTTGATCAGATAGCCGCCCCGGGCGACCTGCTCTTTGCTGATCCCGGCGCGCGCCAGATATTCGAGCACGTAGTCACAGAAGAATGCGCGATCGCCCGCCGCGATGCAGCCCCGCGGCAACTCCTTGGGCACCGGCAGCACGCCCAGCGGCTGCTCCTTGGCCGCCCGCAGCGCGGCGGCCTCGGCGGGAATGTTCTCGATCATGGTGTCCAACACCACGTTTCGCCGGGCCAACGCACCTTCGGGGTTGGTGTACGGATTCAGCGTGCTGGTGGACTGCACCATGCCGGCCAGCAGCGCCGCCTGCTGCCAGTTCAGCTCGGAGGCATTGATCCCGAAATACGTCTGCGCGGCGTCCTGCACTCCGAACGCGCCGTTGCCGAACGACACGAGGTTCAGATAGCGCGTCAGGATCTCCGGCTTGGTGAATG
It encodes the following:
- the ponA2 gene encoding transglycosylase/D,D-transpeptidase PonA2, with protein sequence MPESPSTPPPSAVTVIKLAWCCLLASVVLAALMFPVVGGFGLISNRASDVVANGSAQLVEGEVPQVSTMVDAKGNTIAWLYSQRRFEVPSDQIANTMKLAIVSIEDKRFAEHNGVDWQGTLTGLSGYLSGNLDTRGGSTLEQQYVKNYQLLVIAQTDAEKRAAIETTPARKLREIRMALTLDKTFTKPEILTRYLNLVSFGNGAFGVQDAAQTYFGINASELNWQQAALLAGMVQSTSTLNPYTNPEGALARRNVVLDTMIENIPAEAAALRAAKEQPLGVLPVPKELPRGCIAAGDRAFFCDYVLEYLARAGISKEQVARGGYLIKTTLDPDVQGPVKAAVNEIASPDLDGVASVMSVIRPGKESHPVLAMASNRNYGLNLDAGETMQPQPFSLVGDGAGSIFKIFTTAAAMDMGMGINAQLDAPSRFQAKGLGSGGAPGCPAATWCVQNAGNYRGTMSVTDALATSPNTAFAKLISQVGVQRTVDMAVKLGLRSYALPGTARDYDPESNESLADFVKRQNLGSFTLGPIEVNALELSNVAATLASGGMWCPPNPIAEVIDRDGKQVSVTTETCEQVVPEGLANTLANAMSKDDTGGGTAAGAAGSVGWNLPMSGKTGTTEASRSAGFLGFTNQYAAANYIYDDSTAPGALCSYPLRQCGGNGNLFGGNEPARTWFTAMMPIANNYGPISLPPTDPRYVDGAPGSRVPSVAGLNESTARQRLRDAGFQVANESTPVNSAASYGSVVGTSPAGQTVPGSIITIQISNGIPPAPPPPPPGEIPGVPPPVGQTVVQIPGLPPITVPVLGPPPPPAPPPPPPFGAPPPPPPPP